One Leptolyngbya ohadii IS1 genomic window carries:
- the rbsK gene encoding ribokinase: protein MSVIIFGSINMDLVVRSPRLPEPGETLIGHSFETVPGGKGANQAVAVARLGIQTALIGRIGNDGFGQTLLQGLESDGITCDRVLHDASTHSGVAMIAVDDASENNIIVIPGANGNVGEADVDRLRAALPQAQVLLLQLEIPLPAVLAAAQAAKDAGVTVILDPAPARSDLPDSLYPLIDILTPNQVEARQLAGFPVNDIETAHRAAIVLRQRGVKTVIVKLGKLGALCVTESETFQIPIFPVRAVDTVAAGDAFNGGLAAGLAADLPLSQAATQAAAVAALSVTKPGAQPSLPTRAELEAFLAQRETPSTPAD, encoded by the coding sequence ATGAGCGTGATCATCTTCGGCAGTATCAACATGGATCTGGTTGTCCGATCGCCCCGGCTTCCGGAACCGGGAGAAACGCTGATCGGACATTCGTTTGAAACCGTTCCAGGCGGCAAGGGTGCAAATCAGGCGGTGGCAGTGGCACGGTTGGGAATACAGACGGCGTTGATTGGGCGAATCGGCAACGATGGCTTTGGTCAAACCCTGCTGCAAGGACTGGAATCCGATGGAATTACCTGCGATCGGGTGCTGCACGATGCCTCCACCCATTCCGGCGTGGCAATGATTGCGGTAGATGATGCCAGCGAGAACAATATTATTGTGATTCCGGGGGCAAACGGCAACGTAGGAGAGGCGGATGTCGATCGGCTGCGTGCAGCTCTGCCCCAGGCACAGGTGTTGCTGCTCCAGCTCGAAATTCCCCTGCCTGCGGTTCTTGCCGCCGCTCAAGCTGCCAAAGATGCGGGCGTAACGGTTATTCTTGATCCAGCTCCCGCCCGATCGGATCTACCGGATAGTCTCTATCCCTTAATTGATATCCTCACTCCAAATCAGGTCGAAGCCAGGCAGCTAGCAGGCTTTCCGGTCAACGATATTGAGACTGCCCATCGAGCCGCGATCGTCCTGCGTCAGCGAGGTGTAAAAACGGTGATCGTGAAGCTGGGCAAACTGGGGGCGCTATGCGTCACAGAATCCGAAACCTTCCAGATCCCCATTTTTCCGGTGCGGGCAGTCGATACCGTTGCCGCAGGCGATGCGTTTAATGGGGGACTCGCCGCAGGGTTAGCCGCAGATTTGCCCTTGTCCCAGGCAGCAACCCAGGCAGCAGCCGTAGCAGCCCTCTCCGTCACAAAGCCAGGTGCCCAGCCCTCCCTCCCGACCCGCGCAGAATTAGAGGCGTTTCTGGCACAGCGCGAAACCCCTTCCACTCCGGCGGACTAA
- a CDS encoding response regulator transcription factor — translation MRKILVIEDEVETRELFLRCLTFEGFWAIGAAGGAIGVKLAQMHTPDLIVCDIMMPDLDGYSVLSQLRQQSATAGIPFIFLTAKVTMADLRCGMELGADDYLTKPCTIEQFLTAITVRLQRQDELKTSYDKATPALQEDQSTVFPNCPRLREVFEFIEMHYHLPISLADVAQAAGYSPPYLTTLAQEQTGRTIKQWITERRMVQARQLLTNTSQSIGQITKAVGYQDASYFIRQFRQIHGISPQAWRQSTPTIA, via the coding sequence ATGAGAAAGATCCTGGTCATTGAGGATGAAGTTGAAACCCGTGAACTGTTTCTGCGCTGTCTCACCTTTGAGGGTTTTTGGGCGATCGGGGCAGCCGGAGGGGCGATCGGGGTAAAACTGGCGCAAATGCACACGCCTGATCTGATTGTGTGCGACATTATGATGCCCGACCTGGATGGCTATTCGGTGCTGTCCCAACTGCGGCAGCAATCGGCAACGGCTGGAATTCCGTTTATCTTCCTGACTGCGAAGGTGACAATGGCAGATCTGCGCTGCGGCATGGAACTGGGAGCCGACGACTACCTGACCAAGCCCTGCACCATTGAGCAATTTCTAACGGCGATCACGGTTCGACTCCAGCGACAGGACGAGCTAAAAACCTCCTACGACAAAGCTACGCCAGCGCTTCAGGAGGATCAGTCTACCGTCTTTCCCAACTGTCCTCGCCTGAGAGAAGTGTTTGAATTCATCGAGATGCATTACCATTTGCCGATCAGCTTAGCCGATGTAGCGCAGGCAGCAGGCTATTCTCCACCCTACCTGACAACGCTGGCGCAGGAGCAAACGGGACGAACCATCAAACAGTGGATCACGGAACGACGCATGGTGCAGGCACGTCAGCTTCTAACCAACACCTCTCAATCGATCGGGCAAATCACGAAGGCGGTGGGCTATCAGGATGCCAGCTATTTTATCCGGCAGTTCCGGCAGATCCACGGAATTTCGCCTCAGGCATGGCGACAAAGTACCCCGACGATCGCCTGA
- a CDS encoding PAS domain-containing sensor histidine kinase — protein sequence MVLSQNWLAPPHPATLTDLILNAIGEGVYGVDLAGNATFINPAAAQMIGWEIEELLGRSMHEVLHHSHSDRTCYLKTDCPIYAAFKDGTVHRVTDEVFWRKDGTCFPVEYISTPIRDERGQLLGAVVTFQDITQRKWAEAILHQMNEELEQKVRERTVELRQANEQLKDLNEQQSRLVSMVCHEFRNPLNNILLSVSSLDRYSHHLTANEKTEYLQNIQTNVDRMTSIIDDILVIGKVEANRLALNREAIDLVEFCRKLSQEVQAGTQHRINFVCRHSSVIRQFDGKILRLILTNLLSNAIRYSPSCPQVQFKLMYQKQQVTFEIRDWGIGIPAEDQPHLFEPFYRGRNTSNIPGTGLGLSIVKQLVDLQQGKLQVKTRLGAGTTVRVILS from the coding sequence ATGGTATTAAGTCAAAACTGGTTAGCTCCTCCCCATCCCGCCACCCTGACTGACCTCATCCTGAACGCGATCGGAGAAGGGGTGTACGGCGTTGATCTGGCAGGAAACGCAACCTTTATCAATCCTGCTGCTGCCCAAATGATTGGCTGGGAGATCGAGGAGCTTTTGGGGCGATCGATGCACGAAGTGCTGCACCATTCCCACTCCGATCGAACCTGCTATCTGAAGACAGACTGCCCGATTTATGCTGCCTTTAAGGATGGAACGGTTCATCGCGTCACTGATGAGGTCTTTTGGCGGAAGGACGGCACCTGTTTCCCCGTGGAATACATTAGCACTCCTATTCGGGACGAGCGGGGACAACTCCTGGGAGCGGTGGTGACGTTTCAGGATATTACTCAGCGCAAGTGGGCAGAAGCTATTCTGCATCAAATGAACGAAGAACTGGAACAAAAAGTCCGGGAGCGAACGGTAGAGCTGCGGCAGGCAAACGAACAGCTCAAAGACTTAAACGAACAGCAGTCGCGCCTGGTTTCGATGGTTTGTCACGAATTTCGCAATCCCCTCAATAACATTCTGCTGTCGGTGTCCTCCCTCGATCGCTACAGTCATCATCTGACAGCCAATGAAAAGACAGAATATCTGCAAAATATTCAAACCAATGTCGATCGCATGACCTCGATTATTGACGACATTTTAGTAATTGGAAAAGTAGAGGCTAATCGACTGGCGCTAAATCGGGAGGCGATCGATTTAGTAGAATTTTGCCGCAAGCTCAGTCAGGAAGTCCAGGCTGGAACCCAGCACAGAATTAATTTTGTCTGTCGTCATTCATCGGTGATTCGGCAATTTGACGGAAAAATTTTGCGGCTCATCCTGACAAACCTTTTATCGAATGCAATTCGGTATTCTCCTAGCTGCCCCCAAGTTCAGTTCAAGCTGATGTACCAGAAGCAGCAAGTTACCTTCGAGATTCGGGACTGGGGGATTGGTATTCCCGCAGAAGATCAGCCCCATTTGTTTGAACCGTTCTACCGGGGACGAAATACCAGCAACATCCCAGGAACCGGATTAGGACTAAGTATCGTTAAGCAACTGGTTGATTTGCAGCAGGGAAAATTGCAGGTTAAAACCCGCCTCGGAGCAGGAACAACCGTCCGGGTGATTCTCTCATAA
- a CDS encoding R3H domain-containing nucleic acid-binding protein, with protein MHNTDDLQKLLEILPQEIRQRLEQHPQCDTLVEVVLDLGRRPEARFPQQAEYLSQQAVTHEQLQDCVTRVGQFGGDNRAGIERTLHRISAIRNRQGDIIGLTCRVGRAIHGTIALIRDLVETGQSILMLGRPGVGKTTALREIARVLADDLNKRVVIIDSSNEIAGDGDIPHPAIGRARRMQVAQPELQHQVMIEAVENHMPEVIVIDEIGTELEALAARTIAERGVQLVGTAHGNAIENLIKNPTLSDLVGGIESVTLGDEEARRRGSQKSVLERKAPPTFEIAVEMIERQRWTVHENVAETVDAMLRGRQPQPQQRLLNEQGQVVITKATAAGTPLVKPNRSAQVLPFPAAPSTQRQRNDRSIGLGTAPERNLSDALTAAEQSAEMLDDPQMRVYPYAISAYQLEQVIDAMNLPIVLTKYVSEADAIVALRSHARKHDNLQRLSKTHQIPLYVIKANTMPHMSRTLQQLVGMESQNSLPDGEESRDDGEMQDEEFAALEEARLAVEQIVIPKQQPVELLPRSSWLRKLQHELVERYRLNSHSVGDEPERRLRIYPA; from the coding sequence ATGCACAACACGGATGATCTTCAGAAGCTACTGGAGATTTTGCCCCAGGAGATTCGGCAACGATTAGAACAGCATCCGCAGTGCGATACCCTAGTTGAGGTCGTGCTGGACTTGGGACGACGACCAGAAGCCCGCTTTCCCCAGCAGGCAGAATACTTGTCGCAGCAGGCTGTAACGCACGAACAGTTGCAGGACTGTGTGACTCGCGTGGGTCAGTTTGGCGGCGATAACCGTGCGGGTATTGAGCGAACGCTGCACCGAATTAGTGCCATCCGCAATCGCCAAGGGGACATTATTGGTCTAACTTGTCGCGTGGGTCGTGCCATTCACGGAACGATCGCTCTGATTCGAGATCTGGTCGAAACCGGACAGTCGATCCTGATGCTGGGTCGTCCGGGGGTGGGCAAAACGACAGCCCTACGAGAAATCGCCCGTGTTCTGGCAGATGATCTGAATAAGCGGGTCGTGATCATCGACTCTTCCAACGAAATTGCAGGAGATGGCGATATTCCCCATCCGGCGATCGGGCGTGCCCGCAGAATGCAGGTTGCCCAGCCTGAGCTTCAGCATCAGGTCATGATTGAGGCAGTGGAAAACCATATGCCCGAAGTCATTGTGATTGACGAGATTGGGACAGAACTGGAAGCCCTGGCAGCAAGGACGATCGCCGAACGTGGCGTACAGTTGGTGGGCACAGCTCACGGGAATGCGATCGAAAATCTAATCAAAAACCCAACGCTCTCCGATCTGGTGGGCGGCATTGAATCGGTTACGCTGGGAGACGAAGAGGCGCGGCGACGAGGGTCTCAGAAGAGTGTTTTGGAACGGAAGGCTCCCCCAACCTTTGAAATTGCTGTGGAGATGATCGAGCGGCAGCGCTGGACGGTGCATGAGAATGTAGCGGAAACCGTGGATGCCATGCTTCGAGGACGGCAACCCCAACCCCAGCAGCGCTTGCTGAATGAACAGGGACAGGTCGTAATTACGAAGGCAACCGCAGCGGGAACGCCTCTGGTGAAGCCAAATCGCTCAGCGCAGGTTCTCCCCTTTCCAGCAGCCCCCTCTACTCAGCGGCAGCGAAACGATCGATCGATCGGACTGGGAACTGCGCCAGAGCGGAATTTATCCGATGCACTGACTGCGGCGGAGCAAAGTGCCGAAATGTTGGACGATCCTCAGATGCGGGTCTATCCCTATGCCATTAGCGCCTACCAGCTAGAGCAGGTGATCGATGCGATGAATCTGCCGATCGTTCTTACCAAGTATGTTAGCGAAGCGGATGCGATCGTGGCTTTGCGCTCCCATGCCCGGAAGCATGACAACTTGCAGCGATTGTCAAAAACCCATCAGATTCCCCTCTATGTGATTAAGGCAAATACGATGCCGCACATGAGCCGCACTCTGCAACAGCTAGTCGGCATGGAATCACAAAATAGCCTGCCCGATGGGGAAGAGAGCCGCGACGATGGAGAGATGCAGGATGAGGAATTCGCTGCCCTGGAGGAAGCCCGATTAGCTGTAGAGCAGATTGTGATCCCGAAGCAGCAACCTGTGGAACTCCTGCCCCGATCGAGCTGGCTGCGAAAGTTGCAGCATGAGCTAGTAGAACGCTATCGGCTAAACTCCCACAGTGTTGGCGATGAACCCGAGCGCAGACTGAGAATCTATCCTGCTTAG
- the ntrB gene encoding nitrate ABC transporter permease, which translates to MANPALSSTLPRSKSIKLTTNQKATLLFLAILGFVLLFWELGARLKWFSPLMPSASQTLIDFWGWVSDPFFDYGPNDKGIGWLLLTSLRRVLTGFAIGSAIAIPLGILIGLSNVASRAVDPFIQILRPVSPLAWLPLGLGLLKNSESTALFVIAITSIWPTLINTRFGVQNVDPSYLDVARTLGASRWRTLTRVILPAAAPYIVSGLRISIGIAWLVIVAAEILVGGSGIGYFVWNEWNNLKITSIITAIIVIGLVGLILDRLFAILQSWVAFGRKV; encoded by the coding sequence ATGGCAAATCCTGCTCTGTCTTCGACGTTGCCGCGATCGAAATCAATTAAGTTGACGACCAATCAGAAGGCAACGCTGCTGTTTCTGGCGATTCTGGGATTTGTTCTGCTGTTTTGGGAACTGGGCGCAAGGCTGAAGTGGTTTTCGCCGCTCATGCCCTCCGCCAGTCAAACCCTGATCGATTTTTGGGGCTGGGTTTCCGATCCTTTTTTCGATTACGGTCCCAATGACAAAGGAATTGGCTGGCTGCTGCTGACCAGTCTGCGACGGGTGTTAACCGGGTTTGCGATCGGGTCTGCTATTGCGATTCCGCTGGGAATTCTAATTGGCTTGTCCAACGTGGCTTCCAGAGCCGTTGATCCCTTTATTCAAATCCTGCGTCCCGTGTCGCCGCTGGCTTGGCTGCCCCTGGGATTGGGTCTGCTGAAAAACTCGGAAAGTACGGCGCTGTTTGTGATTGCGATTACGAGCATCTGGCCCACCCTGATTAACACTCGTTTTGGGGTGCAGAACGTCGATCCGTCCTATCTGGACGTTGCCCGAACGCTGGGGGCTTCTCGCTGGCGCACCCTGACCCGCGTCATTCTTCCCGCAGCCGCACCCTATATTGTGTCGGGGCTTCGTATCAGTATTGGTATCGCGTGGCTGGTGATTGTGGCAGCAGAAATTCTGGTTGGCGGATCGGGAATTGGCTACTTTGTCTGGAATGAGTGGAACAACCTCAAAATCACCAGCATTATCACCGCCATTATTGTGATTGGCTTGGTGGGGCTAATTCTCGATCGTTTGTTTGCCATTCTACAAAGTTGGGTTGCGTTTGGACGAAAAGTATGA
- a CDS encoding ABC transporter substrate-binding protein, with the protein MPQTPTDMIDDLVKMGVYKPQVLDLAQSLTEIELKEALLLQQISNGNPEREAFCRALIKEAGGLDQAMAAAFGVHATEFFSNTIRNSDFSRREFLKRVVVAGTLVAMASCANDSSSTVESSPTSEAAAGNLEKAEVKIGFIPITCATPIVMSEPLGIYERYGLKASVVKMPNWAAVRDSAIAGELDAYHMLSPMPIAMTMGLGSASFPVKLASIENVNGQAITIAMKHKDQVKGPADFRGFKIGVPFPYSMHNLLIRYYLATGGLNPDTDVQIFPVPPPDSVAKMTAGEIDAMLMPDPFNQRAVYEKVGFIHMLSKDLWNGHPCCAFAASQSWIDAHPNTFRAVNKAIIDAANYANNPANRPQIAEALIERKYLNQPLPVVQAVLTGQFDDGLGGQQNVPDRIGFDPYPWKSFAKWISSQLVRWDLMPQDKATYAKIADDIFMTDLAAELQTELGQKPPAEKERVEQLKFDSFDPKNPEAYVKSQIDQYKV; encoded by the coding sequence ATGCCCCAGACTCCAACCGATATGATTGATGATCTGGTGAAAATGGGGGTTTATAAACCCCAGGTGCTTGATCTGGCACAGTCTTTAACTGAGATTGAACTGAAGGAAGCATTACTGCTTCAGCAAATCAGCAACGGAAACCCTGAGCGGGAAGCCTTTTGTCGTGCCCTGATCAAAGAAGCGGGCGGACTCGATCAGGCAATGGCAGCCGCATTCGGGGTTCATGCAACGGAGTTTTTTAGCAACACGATTCGCAACAGCGATTTTAGCCGCCGTGAATTTCTGAAGCGAGTAGTGGTTGCAGGGACGCTGGTGGCAATGGCAAGCTGCGCGAATGATTCCAGCTCTACCGTCGAGTCTTCACCGACCAGTGAAGCAGCCGCAGGCAACCTGGAAAAGGCAGAGGTCAAGATCGGCTTTATTCCCATTACCTGCGCTACGCCGATCGTCATGTCAGAGCCGCTGGGCATTTACGAGCGGTACGGGCTGAAGGCATCTGTGGTGAAAATGCCAAACTGGGCAGCCGTGCGGGATTCTGCGATCGCCGGAGAACTGGATGCGTACCACATGCTGTCTCCGATGCCGATCGCCATGACGATGGGACTGGGATCAGCCTCCTTTCCGGTCAAGCTTGCCAGCATCGAAAATGTCAATGGGCAGGCAATCACGATCGCCATGAAGCACAAGGATCAGGTGAAAGGTCCGGCGGATTTCCGGGGCTTCAAGATCGGTGTGCCGTTCCCCTATTCGATGCACAATTTGCTGATTCGCTATTACCTGGCAACCGGCGGACTCAATCCCGATACAGACGTGCAGATTTTCCCGGTGCCGCCGCCAGACAGCGTTGCCAAAATGACAGCAGGCGAAATTGATGCGATGCTGATGCCCGATCCGTTCAATCAGCGAGCCGTCTACGAGAAGGTGGGCTTTATTCATATGCTGAGCAAGGATCTGTGGAATGGACATCCCTGCTGCGCCTTTGCTGCCAGCCAATCCTGGATTGATGCTCATCCCAATACGTTTAGAGCGGTGAATAAGGCGATCATCGATGCGGCAAACTATGCCAACAATCCGGCAAATCGTCCCCAGATCGCCGAGGCACTGATTGAGCGCAAGTACCTGAATCAGCCGCTTCCTGTGGTGCAGGCAGTCCTAACCGGACAGTTTGACGATGGCTTGGGCGGACAGCAAAATGTGCCCGATCGCATTGGCTTTGATCCCTATCCCTGGAAGAGTTTCGCCAAGTGGATTTCTTCGCAGCTCGTGCGCTGGGATTTGATGCCGCAGGACAAGGCAACTTACGCCAAAATTGCTGACGACATCTTTATGACGGATCTGGCAGCCGAACTGCAAACCGAACTGGGGCAGAAACCGCCTGCGGAGAAGGAGCGGGTTGAACAGCTCAAGTTTGACAGCTTCGATCCGAAGAATCCTGAAGCTTACGTCAAATCTCAGATTGATCAGTACAAGGTGTAG